A genome region from Cucurbita pepo subsp. pepo cultivar mu-cu-16 chromosome LG02, ASM280686v2, whole genome shotgun sequence includes the following:
- the LOC111788237 gene encoding probable WRKY transcription factor 40 isoform X2, whose product MDIFLDLNLNPSSSYPNSAMDEALHSSKREVEAAEMNLDQEKLTLSLANKGSDFRATLEEKLDRKIKENGRLSQMLRAMYEKYMNLQKQVMYLVNQQKVQSSEIEGVSRKRRAEGEEEYENLEGICSSRDEDFNRWLKRPRLNGNSKVSKVFVQKDASDPSLVVKDGYQWRKYGQKVTRDNPSPRAYFKCSSAPNCPVKKKVQRSLEDPTILVATYEGEHSHASHFQTELSLRSINGGKASAVPVLATIKPSCASVTLDLIHEDGLFKSPKDYAASESAASTEAAVWQEFLVQQMASSLKKDPEFAGIVAGAISGKVLGNQTNRE is encoded by the exons atggatATTTTCTTGGACCTTAACCTgaatccttcttcttcttatccTAATTCCGCCATGGATGAAGCTCTTCATTCTTCT AAAAGAGAGGTTGAAGCTGCAGAAATGAACTTGGATCAGGAAAAACTCACACTCAGCTTGGCAAATAAG GGAAGCGATTTTCGGGCAACattggaagaaaaattggatagaaaaatcaaagagaatgGGAGGTTAAGTCAGATGTTAAGAGCAATGTATGAGAAATATATGAATCTTCAAAAACAAGTGATGTATTTGGTGAACCAACAAAAGGTTCAGAGCTCAGAAATAGAAGGCGTTTCAAGGAAGAGAAGGgctgaaggagaagaagagtaTGAGAATTTGGAAGGGATTTGCAGCTCAAGAGATGAAGACTTCAACAGGTGGCTCAAGAGGCCAAGGCTCAATGGAAACTCAAAGGTTTCTAAGGTTTTTGTGCAGAAAGATGCATCAGATCCAAGCTTG GTGGTGAAAGATGGGTATCAATGGAGGAAATATGGCCAAAAAGTCACTAGAGACAACCCTTCTCCAAGGGCTTATTTCAAGTGCTCGTCTGCCCCAAATTGTCCTGTCAAAAAGAAG GTGCAAAGAAGTTTGGAGGATCCAACAATTTTGGTGGCTACTTATGAAGGAGAACACAGCCATGCCAGCCATTTTCAAACTGAGCTATCTTTAAGGTCCATCAATGGCGGTAAAGCCAGTGCCGTCCCGGTCTTAGCCACCATCAAACCGTCGTGCGCCTCCGTGACCCTCGACTTGATTCACGAAGACGGGTTGTTCAAGAGTCCAAAAGATTACGCGGCATCGGAGTCAGCAGCCTCGACGGAGGCAGCGGTTTGGCAAGAGTTTTTGGTACAACAAATGGCTTCCTCGTTGAAAAAGGATCCTGAATTTGCAGGTATCGTTGCAGGTGCCATTTCAGGGAAGGTTTTAGGAAACCAAACAAATCGAGAATAA
- the LOC111788237 gene encoding probable WRKY transcription factor 40 isoform X1: MDIFLDLNLNPSSSYPNSAMDEALHSSQKREVEAAEMNLDQEKLTLSLANKGSDFRATLEEKLDRKIKENGRLSQMLRAMYEKYMNLQKQVMYLVNQQKVQSSEIEGVSRKRRAEGEEEYENLEGICSSRDEDFNRWLKRPRLNGNSKVSKVFVQKDASDPSLVVKDGYQWRKYGQKVTRDNPSPRAYFKCSSAPNCPVKKKVQRSLEDPTILVATYEGEHSHASHFQTELSLRSINGGKASAVPVLATIKPSCASVTLDLIHEDGLFKSPKDYAASESAASTEAAVWQEFLVQQMASSLKKDPEFAGIVAGAISGKVLGNQTNRE; encoded by the exons atggatATTTTCTTGGACCTTAACCTgaatccttcttcttcttatccTAATTCCGCCATGGATGAAGCTCTTCATTCTTCT CAGAAAAGAGAGGTTGAAGCTGCAGAAATGAACTTGGATCAGGAAAAACTCACACTCAGCTTGGCAAATAAG GGAAGCGATTTTCGGGCAACattggaagaaaaattggatagaaaaatcaaagagaatgGGAGGTTAAGTCAGATGTTAAGAGCAATGTATGAGAAATATATGAATCTTCAAAAACAAGTGATGTATTTGGTGAACCAACAAAAGGTTCAGAGCTCAGAAATAGAAGGCGTTTCAAGGAAGAGAAGGgctgaaggagaagaagagtaTGAGAATTTGGAAGGGATTTGCAGCTCAAGAGATGAAGACTTCAACAGGTGGCTCAAGAGGCCAAGGCTCAATGGAAACTCAAAGGTTTCTAAGGTTTTTGTGCAGAAAGATGCATCAGATCCAAGCTTG GTGGTGAAAGATGGGTATCAATGGAGGAAATATGGCCAAAAAGTCACTAGAGACAACCCTTCTCCAAGGGCTTATTTCAAGTGCTCGTCTGCCCCAAATTGTCCTGTCAAAAAGAAG GTGCAAAGAAGTTTGGAGGATCCAACAATTTTGGTGGCTACTTATGAAGGAGAACACAGCCATGCCAGCCATTTTCAAACTGAGCTATCTTTAAGGTCCATCAATGGCGGTAAAGCCAGTGCCGTCCCGGTCTTAGCCACCATCAAACCGTCGTGCGCCTCCGTGACCCTCGACTTGATTCACGAAGACGGGTTGTTCAAGAGTCCAAAAGATTACGCGGCATCGGAGTCAGCAGCCTCGACGGAGGCAGCGGTTTGGCAAGAGTTTTTGGTACAACAAATGGCTTCCTCGTTGAAAAAGGATCCTGAATTTGCAGGTATCGTTGCAGGTGCCATTTCAGGGAAGGTTTTAGGAAACCAAACAAATCGAGAATAA